A genomic window from Flavobacterium azooxidireducens includes:
- a CDS encoding IS110 family RNA-guided transposase, with the protein MKNIIIGIDISKKTLDICIKDEKVSYFTIENKVQSIKRFFKIYSTSYPIVAMENTGKYNWNLLQVLESHNFKVYIISPLHLKKSMGLTRGKNDKVDALRICNFIEKNHQEITQWKPSSLTIRKIKVLLTERAARIKMRKQLTSQQDDYKLMKGINMDKELLKLNLQLVKSIDIQIKNIEKSIEEVISSESELKNNYQLMKSVPGVGKVLSWIILAKTEGFTTITDPRKMACYSGVVPFDFQSGTSIKRRSGVSRLADKTVKSVLHLGAMSAIRNDNDLRNYYLRKVEEGKNKMSVINAVRNKIIHRVFAVIKNQIPYQKNLVLS; encoded by the coding sequence ATGAAAAACATTATTATTGGCATTGACATCAGTAAGAAGACTTTAGACATTTGTATCAAAGATGAAAAAGTTTCCTATTTTACTATTGAAAACAAAGTACAGAGTATTAAGCGTTTTTTTAAAATTTATTCTACTAGCTATCCTATTGTAGCTATGGAAAATACGGGTAAATATAATTGGAATTTGTTGCAGGTCTTGGAATCTCACAACTTTAAAGTTTATATCATATCACCCTTACACTTAAAGAAGAGTATGGGCCTTACAAGAGGAAAAAATGACAAGGTTGATGCACTTCGAATTTGTAATTTTATCGAGAAGAACCATCAAGAAATTACACAATGGAAACCTTCATCCTTGACAATCAGAAAAATTAAAGTACTGCTTACAGAAAGAGCAGCAAGAATAAAAATGAGAAAACAATTGACGAGCCAGCAGGATGACTACAAACTGATGAAAGGAATTAATATGGACAAGGAATTGCTGAAATTAAATTTGCAACTTGTTAAGAGTATTGATATTCAAATTAAAAACATAGAAAAAAGTATAGAAGAAGTTATCTCTAGTGAATCAGAATTAAAAAATAATTATCAATTGATGAAATCTGTTCCTGGTGTAGGCAAAGTACTCTCTTGGATTATTTTGGCAAAAACGGAAGGGTTTACAACTATAACAGATCCAAGGAAAATGGCCTGTTATAGCGGAGTTGTTCCTTTTGATTTTCAGTCAGGCACATCAATAAAGCGAAGATCCGGAGTGTCAAGGCTTGCTGATAAAACAGTTAAAAGTGTCTTGCATCTAGGAGCGATGAGTGCTATTAGGAATGATAATGACTTAAGAAATTATTATCTTCGAAAAGTAGAAGAAGGTAAAAATAAAATGAGCGTTATAAATGCAGTTAGAAACAAAATAATACATAGGGTTTTTGCAGTAATTAAAAACCAAATTCCTTATCAAAAAAATTTGGTTTTATCATAG
- a CDS encoding IS110 family RNA-guided transposase produces the protein MNKFKHFLGIDVSKEYFDAVVILNGNNKKTFHNQFTNDFKGIRSLCKWLKDQDATFDNTLVCLEHTGMYSKLIIKYLTGYNFSLWVEMSLKIIRSIGVQRGKNDKVDAERIAYYAMKNADEATIYKAPSMSVEKIRKLLSLRDKLTTTKACLIRNVKELKTFDLELSKLLDKFQKNTIKGIEEDLKKIEKQLDELIIEDENINKIFNQATSVPGIGKITALFLICFTNEFTLYSNPRQLACYAGVVPFEYTSGKSVRAKPKVHYMANKKLKKQLHLCALCAATYDSEIKEYYQRKVAEGKNKMLVLNNVRNKLIHRVCACIREDKMYEKRQIA, from the coding sequence ATGAACAAATTTAAACATTTTTTAGGTATTGATGTATCAAAAGAATATTTTGATGCTGTTGTGATTTTGAATGGTAATAACAAGAAAACATTTCACAATCAATTCACTAATGATTTCAAAGGGATTAGGTCACTATGCAAGTGGCTTAAAGATCAAGACGCAACGTTTGATAACACACTTGTATGTTTAGAGCATACAGGGATGTATAGTAAGTTAATTATTAAGTATTTGACGGGTTATAACTTCTCGCTTTGGGTTGAAATGTCTCTTAAAATTATACGAAGTATAGGAGTTCAACGTGGAAAAAATGATAAAGTTGATGCTGAAAGAATTGCCTATTATGCAATGAAAAATGCTGATGAAGCAACTATTTATAAAGCACCTAGTATGTCTGTAGAGAAGATTAGAAAACTACTTTCTCTTAGAGATAAATTAACCACTACTAAAGCTTGTTTGATTCGTAATGTTAAAGAACTTAAAACTTTCGATTTAGAACTATCAAAATTGTTAGACAAATTTCAAAAAAATACTATCAAAGGAATTGAAGAAGATTTAAAAAAAATTGAAAAGCAATTAGATGAACTAATAATAGAAGATGAAAATATCAATAAAATTTTCAATCAAGCTACATCAGTTCCAGGAATAGGTAAAATAACTGCTTTGTTTTTAATATGTTTTACTAATGAATTTACGCTATATTCAAATCCAAGGCAATTGGCTTGTTATGCAGGCGTAGTTCCATTTGAATACACTTCGGGTAAATCAGTCAGGGCAAAACCTAAAGTCCATTATATGGCAAATAAAAAATTAAAAAAGCAATTACATCTATGTGCTCTCTGTGCTGCGACTTACGATTCTGAGATAAAAGAATACTATCAAAGAAAAGTTGCTGAAGGGAAAAATAAAATGCTTGTATTAAACAATGTTAGAAACAAATTAATACATCGAGTTTGTGCTTGTATCAGAGAAGATAAAATGTACGAGAAAAGACAAATAGCTTAA